In a genomic window of Vibrio gigantis:
- a CDS encoding GFA family protein yields the protein MQTIKGFSIIINTGLTRSGAWMDINHIKHRNIRSCECRCGAVNLVCRGEPQRTSVCHCYECQKRTGSVFGVQARYPIEQVTLNGEVTSFSRISDTGNEVTYQFCPKCGTTMLLQSVSAADFYIVPLGLFKEQDFPLPSFSVYEERKHGWVKFDHQMSHYN from the coding sequence GTGCAGACCATAAAGGGCTTTAGTATAATTATCAATACAGGGTTAACGAGAAGTGGAGCATGGATGGATATCAATCATATAAAACATAGAAATATCAGAAGTTGCGAATGCCGCTGTGGAGCAGTCAACCTAGTATGCAGAGGTGAACCTCAACGAACCTCGGTATGTCATTGTTATGAGTGCCAGAAACGCACCGGAAGTGTGTTCGGCGTTCAGGCTCGGTACCCAATAGAACAAGTCACACTCAATGGCGAAGTGACCTCTTTCTCACGCATCAGCGATACCGGTAATGAAGTCACCTATCAGTTTTGCCCTAAGTGTGGCACCACCATGCTTTTGCAGTCGGTTTCCGCCGCCGACTTTTACATCGTCCCACTCGGGTTATTTAAAGAGCAAGACTTTCCGTTACCAAGCTTTTCAGTCTACGAAGAACGTAAACACGGTTGGGTCAAATTCGACCATCAAATGAGTCACTACAACTAG
- a CDS encoding isoamylase early set domain-containing protein, which produces MINKRFFKTKDEVEVTFELEAQEANSVSIVADFLDWKATPMKKLAKGKVYKFKTRLPKDGEFQFRYLVDDQQWVNDSNADRYIPNEFGEDNCLVSTVNA; this is translated from the coding sequence ATGATTAATAAACGTTTTTTTAAAACGAAAGATGAAGTTGAAGTGACTTTTGAGCTAGAAGCTCAAGAAGCGAATTCTGTGTCTATCGTTGCTGATTTCCTTGATTGGAAAGCAACGCCAATGAAAAAGTTGGCGAAAGGGAAGGTATACAAGTTTAAAACTCGCTTGCCTAAAGATGGCGAGTTTCAATTCCGCTACCTAGTTGATGACCAACAATGGGTAAACGATTCGAATGCTGATCGTTATATCCCTAATGAGTTTGGTGAAGATAACTGCCTAGTGTCGACGGTTAACGCTTAG
- a CDS encoding peptidoglycan DD-metalloendopeptidase family protein: MYSKIFPSPFAELSPVKKVAILGLPLIAAIGVALQSSQSNLTKTIELDLPDSTVIESILSPSSVTVIEPPTFEYQIQSGDNLSSIFTHLGFSYKSMMSVMETDLNFLALDTLRPGNTLRFWRDEATGDLSKMELQFSVADKVVYQLLDDGSYEFEDISIPGEWKQKPLVGNIQGSFSMSANKVGLSSLEIDHIVTLLKDKLNFSRDLRAGDQFEVLQKAQYVDGVATGKREIEAIKIMNRNRVVSAYLHTDGQYYDANGDSLQRAFQRYPVSSGWRQSSQFNPKRLHPVTGRVSPHNGTDFATPIGTPVQATGDGKVIMTRKHPYAGNYVVIQHGSTYKTRYLHLSKILVRKGQTVSRGQRIGLSGKTGRVTGAHLHYELIERGRPVNAMTANIPMADSVPKKEKATFVAARDEADKLLKVALEAQSNNS, from the coding sequence GTGTATTCAAAAATATTTCCCTCTCCGTTTGCTGAGCTTTCACCTGTAAAAAAAGTAGCTATTTTAGGGCTGCCACTTATTGCAGCGATTGGAGTTGCTCTGCAATCTTCGCAATCAAATCTGACAAAAACGATCGAGCTTGATCTACCGGACTCAACGGTTATTGAATCTATTCTATCGCCTTCTTCTGTTACCGTAATTGAGCCGCCGACATTTGAGTATCAAATTCAATCTGGCGATAACTTGAGTAGCATTTTCACTCATCTTGGATTTTCTTATAAATCGATGATGAGCGTGATGGAAACCGATTTGAACTTCCTTGCTTTAGATACACTTCGTCCGGGTAACACATTACGCTTTTGGCGTGATGAAGCGACCGGCGACCTTTCTAAAATGGAACTTCAGTTTAGTGTTGCAGACAAAGTGGTTTACCAACTGCTTGATGACGGCAGCTACGAATTCGAAGACATCTCTATTCCTGGTGAATGGAAGCAAAAGCCTTTAGTGGGTAATATTCAAGGCAGTTTCTCTATGTCGGCGAACAAGGTTGGCTTGAGCAGTCTTGAGATTGACCATATTGTGACTCTTCTTAAAGACAAGCTGAATTTTAGCCGAGACCTACGTGCTGGCGATCAGTTTGAAGTGCTTCAAAAAGCGCAATATGTAGATGGTGTTGCAACCGGAAAACGTGAAATTGAAGCAATTAAGATCATGAATCGTAACCGAGTTGTGTCAGCGTACTTACACACTGACGGGCAATATTACGATGCTAATGGCGATAGTTTACAACGCGCTTTCCAACGCTACCCAGTGAGCAGTGGTTGGCGTCAGAGTTCTCAGTTCAACCCTAAGCGCTTACACCCTGTGACGGGCCGAGTCTCACCACATAACGGTACAGACTTCGCGACGCCAATTGGCACGCCGGTTCAAGCAACGGGTGATGGCAAAGTTATTATGACGCGTAAGCACCCATATGCCGGTAACTACGTGGTCATTCAGCACGGCAGCACTTATAAAACACGCTACCTACATTTGAGTAAGATCCTCGTTCGTAAAGGACAAACGGTATCTCGTGGTCAGCGTATTGGTTTATCTGGTAAAACTGGTCGAGTGACAGGCGCACACTTGCACTATGAGCTGATTGAACGTGGTCGTCCTGTTAACGCAATGACAGCTAATATCCCAATGGCAGATTCTGTGCCTAAAAAGGAAAAAGCGACGTTTGTAGCAGCAAGAGATGAAGCTGATAAGCTGTTAAAGGTTGCTTTAGAAGCTCAATCTAATAACAGCTAG
- a CDS encoding putative bifunctional diguanylate cyclase/phosphodiesterase: MTQHTQSSIINTERIGRLLKLEGVDLLESAVLTLHQAFGTQYTSIIEKKYFPDQIIPLVIAHSDHVLHDKINPRHGQIYQQAINQNHPDCSFAQYIVQSLPTSAFKREITSQNSIAIPTCTQSGEVMGVLFSTFTTPISPDQQQDAIKHHQLFADIIIHTLREMWFNDRSEQLVNQLSYEVSHDSLTGLLNRSCLSDTLESITQQSVTPFTIGLLDINSFKAINDIYGNYIGDKVLQYVAEILRRTLPERNLAFRTAGNEFAFITYHSNPIAVCEEILAKIKQGYSSVDIKIDFDVSIGIARSDGDTKDIEQIIFNTSLALKECKHNQDTHIQCYDTHLRLRYQRKAELVAALRSELENPVSNSYVPNDNGMYVVVQPIVSQGDTQWEYFEVLTRWKTARHGDISPVEFIQVAEESGLIVELGERIIELVCRAKTTLEQGLGYKVKLGINCSAHELTDSQRYISYLTQTIEQHHFKANEFVIELTETVLLSPTQETKSALNFLRGQGFRIALDDFGTGYSSLNYIHSYPIDCIKIDATFIRNLLTNSTSESVVWLIIQLAHRLNVSLVAEGVEKREQLEKLHAMGCDKIQGYFYSPPMRPEAIVSYITHSEPLA, encoded by the coding sequence ATGACTCAACATACACAAAGCAGCATAATAAACACAGAGCGCATTGGCCGCTTGTTAAAGTTGGAAGGAGTCGACCTTCTAGAGTCAGCTGTACTCACCTTACACCAAGCTTTTGGGACACAATACACCAGCATTATCGAGAAAAAGTACTTCCCAGACCAAATCATTCCTTTAGTGATTGCACATTCTGACCATGTATTACATGACAAGATCAACCCTCGTCATGGTCAAATCTATCAGCAAGCAATCAATCAAAACCACCCAGATTGCTCCTTTGCACAATACATCGTTCAATCTCTACCTACGTCGGCGTTTAAACGAGAAATCACCTCTCAAAACTCTATTGCTATCCCTACTTGTACTCAAAGTGGTGAAGTTATGGGGGTATTGTTTTCGACATTCACTACACCTATTAGCCCAGATCAGCAACAAGATGCGATAAAGCACCATCAACTATTCGCAGACATCATAATCCACACATTAAGAGAAATGTGGTTTAACGATCGCTCAGAGCAACTGGTGAATCAACTCAGTTATGAGGTGTCACACGACAGCCTTACCGGGTTACTAAACAGAAGTTGTTTATCAGATACCTTGGAATCTATTACTCAACAGAGCGTCACACCGTTCACCATCGGGTTACTCGACATCAATAGCTTCAAAGCGATTAATGATATATACGGTAATTATATTGGCGATAAAGTACTTCAATATGTCGCTGAAATTTTGCGCCGCACCTTACCCGAGCGCAATCTGGCTTTCCGGACTGCGGGTAATGAGTTTGCTTTTATCACCTATCATTCTAATCCAATCGCCGTATGCGAAGAAATTCTGGCCAAAATAAAACAAGGCTATAGTAGTGTTGATATCAAGATCGATTTTGACGTTAGCATCGGTATTGCACGCTCAGACGGAGACACCAAAGACATCGAGCAAATCATTTTCAACACTAGCTTGGCGCTAAAGGAGTGCAAACATAACCAAGATACTCACATTCAATGTTATGACACCCATCTAAGGCTACGCTACCAAAGAAAGGCCGAGTTAGTCGCCGCTCTGCGAAGTGAGCTTGAAAACCCGGTGTCAAATAGTTATGTACCTAATGACAATGGTATGTATGTGGTTGTGCAGCCAATTGTCAGTCAAGGTGACACACAATGGGAATACTTCGAGGTACTGACTCGCTGGAAAACCGCCAGACATGGTGACATATCGCCAGTGGAGTTCATTCAAGTAGCTGAAGAGTCTGGGCTGATTGTTGAGTTAGGTGAACGTATTATCGAGTTAGTGTGCCGTGCTAAAACCACATTAGAACAAGGCTTAGGTTACAAGGTTAAGCTTGGAATCAACTGTTCAGCTCATGAGCTTACCGACTCTCAGCGTTACATTTCCTATCTCACTCAAACCATTGAACAACACCATTTTAAAGCCAATGAGTTTGTTATTGAGTTAACCGAAACGGTGTTGTTATCTCCAACCCAAGAGACAAAATCGGCACTTAACTTTTTGAGAGGGCAAGGCTTTAGAATTGCACTAGACGATTTTGGTACGGGCTACTCCAGTTTGAACTATATTCACAGCTACCCCATAGATTGCATTAAAATTGATGCCACCTTTATCCGTAACTTGCTGACTAACTCAACTTCCGAGAGCGTCGTTTGGTTGATTATCCAACTCGCTCATAGGCTCAATGTATCATTGGTTGCGGAAGGTGTAGAAAAGCGTGAGCAATTAGAAAAGTTGCACGCAATGGGATGTGACAAAATCCAAGGATACTTCTACTCACCACCGATGCGACCAGAGGCTATCGTCAGCTATATCACGCATTCGGAGCCTTTGGCTTAA
- a CDS encoding LysR family transcriptional regulator, with product MDWILNVKSYVRVVEEGSFNGAARKLNTTSSAISKRVNWLEERIGTQLLKRTTRSISQTEAGALFYQRAKDQLDNWQSIIDETRSVNQTPAGLLKIGATIAVGSKFLVQHMDDFLEKYPDIKVQLITTTSGQLPELGLDLVISRELEQLNSLSFKKTPLFEHKAGFYAAPSYLAKHGYPSCEQDLEQHNSLIWGERPTREVTLTKGQRITLNGNFATTNPEALFHAAKRGMGVLLTIKAMIKEDLKQGTLVPVLPNITADEVMVYAYYPKLDYSHTRTKLFLDHLKERLDKERSTQIL from the coding sequence ATGGATTGGATTCTCAACGTAAAGAGCTACGTTAGAGTGGTGGAAGAAGGCAGTTTCAACGGTGCTGCGCGTAAACTCAACACCACAAGCTCAGCGATCAGTAAAAGAGTAAACTGGCTTGAAGAGCGCATTGGCACTCAACTTTTAAAGCGAACGACTCGCTCAATCAGCCAAACCGAAGCGGGCGCACTATTTTACCAAAGAGCCAAAGACCAACTCGATAACTGGCAGTCGATCATTGATGAAACCCGCTCAGTTAACCAAACTCCTGCAGGCTTACTGAAGATAGGTGCGACCATCGCGGTCGGCTCTAAGTTTCTGGTTCAGCACATGGACGACTTCCTTGAAAAGTATCCGGATATTAAGGTACAGCTCATCACCACCACCTCTGGGCAACTGCCTGAACTTGGCTTAGATCTGGTGATAAGCCGCGAACTTGAACAACTCAACTCGTTAAGCTTTAAAAAAACACCTTTGTTTGAGCACAAGGCTGGTTTCTATGCCGCTCCGAGCTACTTGGCTAAACACGGTTACCCAAGCTGCGAGCAAGATTTAGAACAACACAATTCGCTGATTTGGGGCGAGCGTCCCACTCGAGAGGTTACGCTGACGAAAGGTCAACGAATCACGTTGAATGGAAACTTTGCGACAACCAACCCAGAGGCTCTATTTCACGCAGCCAAGCGAGGAATGGGCGTATTGTTAACCATCAAAGCGATGATCAAAGAAGATCTAAAACAAGGGACATTAGTTCCAGTATTGCCAAATATTACCGCCGACGAAGTGATGGTTTACGCCTATTACCCTAAGCTTGATTATTCTCATACACGAACAAAACTATTTTTGGATCATCTTAAAGAGAGGCTAGATAAAGAGCGTAGCACCCAGATTTTGTGA
- a CDS encoding multidrug effflux MFS transporter, which translates to MSQSTFKKTPLLLAMMIIATGQVGVSIYLPSLPLIASDLSVTQVDVQLLVTLFLVGFGLSQLFYGPMSDAVGRRPIFLLGQGVYLIGTIVCVVFSDNMLALEVGRLLQGLGAGSASVLGRSVLRDSYDGPQLTKALSYISITASIMPIIAPVFGGWISFHLGWQAVFLFVLLYLLAIFTLGYFVLHETLPYGKSRFEVSQVVKNYGRLLTNRQVLTSASYNWMSYMASLVSLSLFPFLMQEQLGLTAAEYGTLMIVPSAGLLVGSVALNLLNRRFSTPQLMSLAIFIILASGTWLLTHELSIFNLVWAFTWLTIAQGISFPLSISMLLEPHKKQAGAVSALSGSIQMCLAGLLGGYLVESWVTTYLQLGVFYLIIGGAMGGVLWSSIKMNKKDDTVEVEYS; encoded by the coding sequence TTGAGCCAATCGACCTTTAAAAAAACGCCGTTACTTTTAGCAATGATGATTATTGCTACGGGGCAGGTAGGTGTGAGTATCTATTTGCCATCTTTGCCGTTAATTGCTTCTGACTTAAGTGTGACTCAGGTAGATGTACAGCTGCTCGTCACGCTGTTTCTTGTGGGTTTTGGCTTGTCTCAGCTATTTTACGGACCTATGTCTGATGCGGTGGGAAGACGGCCTATCTTCTTGTTAGGTCAGGGCGTTTATTTGATTGGTACTATCGTTTGTGTCGTGTTTTCTGACAACATGCTGGCGCTAGAGGTTGGCCGTTTGTTGCAAGGTTTAGGAGCGGGTAGTGCTTCGGTTCTCGGACGAAGTGTGCTCCGCGACAGCTATGATGGCCCTCAACTGACCAAAGCGTTGTCTTATATCTCGATTACGGCTTCTATTATGCCGATCATTGCGCCGGTATTTGGTGGTTGGATTTCATTTCACCTCGGTTGGCAGGCGGTGTTCCTGTTCGTTTTATTGTACTTATTAGCGATATTTACGCTGGGTTACTTTGTACTTCATGAGACTTTGCCATACGGAAAGAGCCGCTTTGAAGTCAGCCAAGTGGTCAAGAACTATGGGCGTTTGTTAACCAATCGCCAAGTGTTGACCAGTGCCAGTTATAACTGGATGAGCTACATGGCGAGTTTGGTTTCGTTGTCGTTGTTTCCATTCTTAATGCAAGAGCAATTGGGGCTGACTGCCGCAGAATACGGAACATTGATGATTGTCCCTTCGGCAGGCTTGCTAGTAGGTAGCGTCGCTTTAAACTTGCTCAATCGTAGGTTTAGTACGCCTCAACTGATGAGCCTAGCTATCTTTATTATCTTGGCGTCGGGAACTTGGCTTTTGACTCATGAGTTATCCATCTTTAACTTAGTTTGGGCGTTTACTTGGCTGACTATTGCACAGGGTATCTCTTTTCCTCTCTCTATTAGTATGTTGTTGGAACCACATAAGAAACAAGCTGGTGCGGTCTCTGCATTGTCGGGTTCAATTCAGATGTGTTTGGCGGGTTTACTTGGTGGGTATCTCGTCGAGAGTTGGGTGACGACTTACCTACAGCTGGGTGTGTTCTACTTGATTATTGGGGGAGCTATGGGAGGCGTGCTTTGGTCTTCAATCAAAATGAACAAGAAAGATGATACTGTTGAAGTGGAATATAGCTAA
- a CDS encoding glutaredoxin domain-containing protein, whose product MKKPVKITLYRWAGSWGPFKVNIPCGECTLTKDILEDTFENELADVDVELEVKDWLSHWWEPLKLGSWHAPILVVEGKVVSQGEALNRGVLVQSVIKEWTKRDSLKGNIVYGKATCPFCVKAKKMLDEAGVEYQYHDVVKDSAALYRMIPEVKAHIGEKTPVTVPQIWLDGKYIGGADNLEAWMKENGLDSIPNNVVDLSNQSAG is encoded by the coding sequence ATGAAGAAACCAGTCAAGATTACACTATACCGTTGGGCAGGCAGCTGGGGTCCATTTAAAGTAAACATCCCATGTGGAGAGTGTACCCTTACCAAAGACATTCTTGAGGATACTTTTGAAAATGAGTTGGCCGATGTCGATGTCGAACTGGAAGTGAAAGATTGGTTGTCTCACTGGTGGGAACCGTTAAAACTAGGTTCTTGGCATGCTCCCATCCTTGTTGTTGAAGGCAAAGTTGTAAGCCAAGGCGAAGCGCTTAATCGCGGAGTCTTGGTTCAATCAGTGATTAAAGAGTGGACCAAACGAGACAGCTTAAAAGGCAACATCGTTTATGGTAAGGCGACGTGCCCATTCTGTGTTAAAGCAAAGAAAATGCTTGATGAAGCAGGTGTCGAATACCAATACCACGATGTCGTAAAAGACAGCGCAGCTTTGTATCGCATGATTCCTGAAGTAAAAGCGCACATTGGTGAGAAAACACCCGTAACCGTTCCGCAAATCTGGCTGGATGGCAAATACATCGGTGGCGCGGACAACTTAGAAGCGTGGATGAAAGAGAATGGCCTAGATAGCATCCCTAATAATGTCGTCGACTTATCCAATCAATCTGCTGGTTAA
- a CDS encoding DMT family transporter, with the protein MSQHHPIQGASWMLTAGLAFAVINSLTQIASIHFGLTSTTVAVIQYAIALFAILPYLKTLGIRRALKTDNLKLHVFRVFLSVIGIQLWIWALAYPVPIWQGIALLMTSPLFATIGSGLFLKEKVGAARWGATLAGFAGAMVILEPWAEDFSWATLLPVGAAFFWACYSLMVKKLSSQDSPSTMVVYLLLLITPFNILLAVPDWQMPSGGTIWAILIVIGVMTALAQWAIVKAYSVADASFVQPFDHAKLPLNVLAGWLVFSWVPPGRLWLGAAIIIASVAFITHWETKKPTKVKKV; encoded by the coding sequence ATGTCACAACATCATCCGATCCAAGGCGCTAGCTGGATGCTAACCGCAGGTCTAGCCTTTGCCGTTATCAATAGCCTAACTCAAATTGCTAGCATTCATTTCGGACTTACTTCTACCACCGTTGCCGTCATTCAATACGCCATCGCGTTGTTCGCAATTCTTCCTTATCTGAAAACGCTAGGTATTCGCCGCGCACTAAAAACCGACAACCTCAAATTGCACGTATTCCGTGTATTCTTGTCAGTTATTGGTATTCAACTTTGGATATGGGCACTGGCTTACCCAGTGCCTATTTGGCAAGGCATTGCCCTTCTCATGACGTCGCCACTTTTCGCCACCATAGGTTCAGGGCTTTTCCTCAAAGAGAAAGTGGGCGCAGCTCGCTGGGGCGCGACCTTAGCCGGCTTCGCTGGAGCTATGGTGATACTAGAGCCTTGGGCCGAAGACTTTAGTTGGGCTACATTACTACCCGTTGGTGCAGCTTTCTTCTGGGCATGCTACTCACTGATGGTGAAAAAGCTCTCTTCACAAGACAGCCCTTCAACCATGGTGGTTTACCTTCTTCTATTGATTACGCCATTTAACATCTTGCTGGCCGTTCCTGATTGGCAAATGCCAAGTGGCGGCACTATTTGGGCTATCTTAATCGTTATCGGTGTTATGACAGCTTTGGCTCAGTGGGCGATTGTAAAAGCCTACTCGGTCGCTGATGCCTCTTTCGTTCAACCGTTTGATCACGCGAAATTACCACTTAATGTCTTGGCTGGCTGGCTAGTCTTCAGCTGGGTTCCACCAGGTCGTTTATGGCTAGGGGCTGCGATTATCATTGCTTCTGTTGCGTTCATTACCCATTGGGAAACGAAAAAACCGACGAAAGTTAAGAAAGTTTAA
- a CDS encoding porin — protein MKKAVLASAVVAALVSGSSLAATVYSSDGTELKIGGRAEARFNISDNNESASDSSFKDKSRARVNISGKSELSDGLYGFGKYEAEFTSASTTEFEDGNGDTVKIENESLTNRYYYAGLGTKFGEFSYGKQDSAQVMLTDITDTMATFGADAADAVAGNKDKRENNFLYSGEFNALTVQANYIAANEKDADSFGLAAMYNLGAFDLGAGYVSQKNGNFDDDQINLVAQFSMDAFTVGGLYTMASVADEDYTGYELSAKFKATKQLSLIGVYNYGEFDKATDEEANNFAIEAVYKFNGHIRTYAGYKFEQLDNKDDQLQAGIRYDF, from the coding sequence ATGAAAAAGGCAGTTCTAGCTTCTGCAGTGGTAGCAGCACTAGTTTCAGGTTCATCTCTAGCAGCAACAGTTTACAGCTCTGATGGTACTGAGCTCAAGATTGGCGGTCGTGCTGAAGCTCGTTTCAACATCTCTGACAACAACGAAAGCGCATCTGACAGCTCTTTCAAAGACAAATCGCGTGCACGTGTGAATATTTCAGGTAAGTCAGAGCTTTCTGACGGCTTATATGGATTCGGTAAGTATGAAGCAGAGTTCACTAGCGCATCAACAACAGAGTTCGAAGACGGAAATGGCGATACTGTAAAAATTGAAAATGAGTCTCTTACCAATCGCTACTACTACGCAGGTTTAGGTACCAAATTCGGTGAGTTCTCTTACGGTAAGCAAGATTCTGCGCAAGTAATGCTAACTGATATTACAGATACCATGGCTACATTTGGGGCAGATGCTGCTGATGCAGTTGCTGGTAACAAAGACAAACGCGAGAACAACTTCCTTTATTCCGGTGAGTTCAATGCACTGACCGTTCAAGCTAACTACATAGCTGCAAACGAGAAAGATGCAGATAGTTTTGGCCTCGCTGCTATGTACAACCTAGGTGCTTTTGACCTTGGTGCGGGTTACGTTTCTCAAAAGAATGGTAACTTCGATGATGATCAAATCAACCTTGTAGCTCAGTTCTCTATGGACGCGTTTACGGTGGGAGGCCTATACACAATGGCTTCAGTTGCAGATGAAGATTACACTGGCTACGAACTCTCCGCCAAATTCAAAGCAACTAAACAGCTATCACTCATTGGCGTGTACAACTACGGTGAGTTTGATAAAGCGACTGACGAAGAAGCAAATAACTTTGCAATTGAAGCGGTATACAAGTTCAACGGCCACATTCGTACATATGCGGGTTACAAGTTTGAACAGCTAGATAATAAAGATGACCAACTACAAGCTGGCATCCGTTACGACTTCTAA
- a CDS encoding succinylglutamate desuccinylase/aspartoacylase family protein gives MKTEYLGDVLQGRQVIGSLNVEDLPVGEHQFWFQVTSDGLGQPKNMPVSVFKGSQEGPKLMITAGIHGDELNGVLAAQQIIRDLVGKTLKGTVTIVPTVNLSGLLNHSRDFISSDPGSCPANLNRLFPGDVNGLAAERFVASLWDRLLKHNATFAVDLHTQTRGAVYPLYVFADYRIERCLEMARLMRADCVLNDPGDPGILETVWNRSGIPSITVEVGMGKFTQPDMIQRAVDGVFNMLSYYEMFEIDINNPEKIQLPNMDWIEGNNVVSIRADIGGFVLPQVELLQSVEQGDLLAIQYDAFGNECRRYHAPSAGRVLSYNVDALREPGALVCRLLS, from the coding sequence ATGAAAACAGAGTACTTAGGTGATGTTTTACAAGGTAGGCAGGTTATTGGCTCCTTGAATGTTGAAGACCTACCTGTTGGTGAACATCAGTTTTGGTTTCAAGTCACCAGTGATGGGCTAGGGCAACCTAAGAATATGCCGGTTTCTGTTTTCAAAGGCAGCCAAGAAGGCCCAAAGCTGATGATTACGGCCGGTATTCACGGTGATGAGCTAAACGGTGTGTTGGCTGCTCAGCAAATTATCAGGGACTTAGTCGGTAAAACATTAAAAGGCACGGTAACGATTGTGCCTACGGTGAATTTGTCTGGCTTGCTAAACCATAGCCGTGATTTTATCTCTTCAGACCCGGGGTCTTGTCCTGCCAACCTTAATAGACTCTTTCCGGGAGATGTGAATGGCTTGGCAGCGGAGCGCTTTGTCGCCTCTTTGTGGGATCGCTTGCTTAAGCACAATGCAACATTCGCCGTTGACCTCCATACTCAAACACGTGGCGCGGTCTACCCACTTTATGTGTTTGCTGATTACCGAATTGAACGATGTTTGGAAATGGCAAGGTTGATGCGAGCAGATTGTGTTCTCAATGATCCCGGCGACCCGGGTATTCTTGAAACGGTCTGGAATCGAAGTGGGATACCGAGTATCACGGTGGAAGTGGGGATGGGGAAATTTACCCAGCCTGACATGATTCAACGAGCGGTAGACGGTGTTTTTAATATGCTGTCCTATTATGAAATGTTCGAGATTGACATAAATAACCCAGAGAAAATCCAACTGCCTAACATGGATTGGATAGAGGGTAACAATGTGGTTTCTATCCGCGCCGATATTGGTGGTTTCGTATTGCCACAGGTTGAACTTCTGCAGAGTGTAGAACAAGGTGATTTATTGGCGATTCAATATGACGCTTTTGGGAATGAATGCCGCCGTTATCACGCGCCGTCTGCCGGACGTGTACTCAGCTATAACGTGGATGCGTTAAGGGAGCCTGGTGCGTTGGTGTGCCGCTTATTGAGCTAG
- a CDS encoding DsbA family protein, whose translation MKKHLISTLILGSLMSTSAFAELNKEQTQQLEEINQFLKENPSTISGLHTSLEQYVAGQAQAKKAQSESHDWLYNNDAHPITGNPDGKSVIINFTDYNCPFCKRLEKGLVKLASENNDIKVINVYLSFKQQQVSGLETNAALYAMKVWKDNPEAFPEVDRLLMAKSGIHTKSSLQAVAKKTGTEAQLDTTTEQNNTLMTNHQTFSALGLTGTPTLMMNGQILPGYVPYDRLKEIVDDAF comes from the coding sequence ATGAAAAAACATCTGATAAGCACGCTGATTTTAGGCTCACTAATGAGCACAAGTGCCTTCGCTGAATTAAACAAAGAGCAGACCCAACAACTTGAAGAAATAAATCAGTTTCTTAAAGAGAACCCTTCGACGATCTCAGGTCTACATACCAGTCTAGAACAGTACGTTGCAGGCCAAGCGCAAGCAAAGAAAGCACAATCTGAAAGCCATGATTGGCTATATAACAATGACGCGCACCCAATCACCGGAAACCCGGATGGCAAGTCGGTCATTATTAACTTCACCGACTACAACTGCCCTTTCTGTAAACGCTTAGAAAAAGGCTTAGTTAAACTGGCCTCTGAAAACAATGACATCAAGGTTATTAATGTTTACTTGTCGTTTAAGCAGCAGCAAGTTTCGGGTCTAGAGACCAATGCTGCTCTATACGCGATGAAAGTATGGAAAGATAACCCGGAAGCGTTCCCTGAAGTCGACAGATTACTGATGGCGAAAAGTGGTATTCACACCAAGTCATCACTGCAAGCTGTAGCCAAGAAGACGGGAACAGAAGCGCAGCTAGACACCACCACAGAACAAAACAACACGTTAATGACTAACCACCAAACCTTTAGCGCATTGGGTCTAACCGGCACACCAACATTAATGATGAACGGGCAGATCTTGCCGGGATACGTACCTTACGACCGATTAAAAGAGATCGTGGATGACGCTTTTTAA